From a region of the Manduca sexta isolate Smith_Timp_Sample1 chromosome 19, JHU_Msex_v1.0, whole genome shotgun sequence genome:
- the LOC115446185 gene encoding LOW QUALITY PROTEIN: solute carrier family 35 member F2-like (The sequence of the model RefSeq protein was modified relative to this genomic sequence to represent the inferred CDS: substituted 1 base at 1 genomic stop codon) has product MESPSFSDKVEAYFSELGRWKVWRSILLGQVLSLLLSGKCVMTTLLQSATWQFPITGQLIVPYLVLFILFTPSLLCNRVKNLSKKWWILLIACMLDVEAGWLLVMSQRYTSVLSXQLLACSGVGAALVGGAWRGQRLGVAHVAGATLGLMAVVCVVWADVEGAPTDGKNQLVGDMLCLAGSLLFAVVTVLQEMMLKIHSCSDYLALLGIIGSVVACTQTFFLEFGELMTFNWYELDTIVQLGSYCSVQTVFQILQCFMLRDAGSIVLHLSFLSADYYTLIAGMYIFQFKFHALYFLSYLLAVLGVFLFASRSTHAHAHAPVPHALPQLVHDAHDAHTHHAQDNVSMEYTVPALDCIPIEGLEPPMSRDTTFTSFLGGPQSSAPNGNATFSPSNGAQNPKETC; this is encoded by the exons ATGGAAAGCCCGAGTTTCAGTGATAAAGTGGAAGCGTATTTCTCTGAGCTAGGACGatg GAAAGTATGGAGAAGCATACTGCTAGGACAAGTGCTGTCCCTGCTCTTAAGTGGCAAGTGCGTGATGACAACACTCCTACAGAGTGCGACATGGCAGTTTCCCATCACCGGCCAGCTGATTGTGCCATATCTAGTGCTGTTCATACTGTTCACTCCCAGCTTGCTGTGTAACAGAGTCAAAAATCTGTCCAA GAAATGGTGGATCCTGCTGATAGCGTGCATGCTAGACGTGGAAGCTGGCTGGCTTCTTGTAATGTCGCAGCGGTACACATCGGTGCTGAGCTGACAACTGCTCGCCTGTAGTGGGGTGGGCGCGGCGCTGGTCGGAGGTGCTTGGCGTGGACAGAGACTGGGTGTTGCGCATGTTGCAGGCGCCACACTTGGGCTCATGGCCGTCGTGTGTGTGGTGTGGGCTGATGTTGAAGGCGCACCTACTGACG GCAAGAATCAGCTAGTGGGTGACATGCTCTGCCTGGCTGGATCTCTACTTTTCGCCGTAGTAACAGTCCTACAAGAGATGATGCTCAAAATTCATTCTTGCTCGGACTACCTAGCCCTCCTTGGAATTATAGGCAGCGTGGTTGCATGCACTCAGACATTCTTCCTGGAATTTGGAGAACTAATGACCTTCAATTGGTATGAGCTGGATACGATTGTGCAGTTGGGAAGTTACTGCTCTGTGCAGACAGTGTTTCAGATACTGCAGTGTTTTATGCTAAGAGATGCTGGCTCTATAGTGTTGCATCTGTCGTTTTTGTCTGCTGACTACTATACACTTATTGCTGGGATgtacatttttcaattcaag TTCCACGCTTTGTACTTCCTGTCGTACTTGCTGGCGGTGCTGGGCGTGTTCCTGTTTGCGTCGCGTTCAAcacatgcgcacgcgcacgcgcctGTACCCCATGCGCTGCCGCAACTCGTACATGACGCGCATGATGCGCACACGCATCACGCGCAAGACAACGTCTCCAT GGAGTACACGGTTCCCGCACTCGACTGCATCCCGATAGAAGGTCTGGAACCACCCATGAGCAGGGATACAACATTCACTTCTTTCCTCGGAGGTCCCCAAAGCTCAGCACCAAACGGTAATGCCACTTTTTCACCATCAAACGGCGCGCAAAATCCAAAGGAGACTTGTTAA
- the LOC115446177 gene encoding THO complex subunit 7 homolog, whose translation MGDEDVIRRRLLIDGDGTGDDRRLNVLLKNLIKWCNSTDEKSEESKATHDRMLAQLAQCEFAVTKSQLSSEMMAAELKSYESLSKILEQGIEAAKENIDRSKADLAQAKTVRKNRIEYDVLAKVISEQPDRKDTLERLGTLKTELASLESTKQQLESRLALRKKQFHVLVTSIHQLQALLDEPDDTESISDDVEMKETSNES comes from the exons ATGGGGGacg AGGACGTTATTCGAAGAAGATTGCTGATAGATGGTGATGGGACTGGAGACGATAGAAGACTGAAtgtcttattaaaaaatcttataaagtGGTGCAATAGTACCGACGAAAAATCGGAAGAGAG taaagcAACTCATGACAGAATGCTAGCGCAACTGGCGCAATGCGAATTTGCCGTAACAAAGTCACAGCTTAGCTCAGAAATGATGGCTGCAGAGTTAAAAAGTTACGAATCTCTATCAAAAATACTGGAACAAGGCATAGAGGCTGCAAAAGAGAACATTGACAGAAGTAAAGCCGATTTGGCCCAAGCAAAGACTGTACGCAAAAATAGAATTGAATATGATGTTCTAGCAAAGGTCATAAGTGAACAGCCAGATAGGAAAGATACATTGGAACGTCTTGGCACTTTAAAAACTGAGTTAGCGAGCTTAGAAAGTACGAAGCAACAGCTGGAAAGTAGGCTGGCGTTAAGAAAGAAACAATTTCATGTATTGGTGACATCTATTCATCAGCTGCAGGCATTGTTAGATGAGCCAGACGACACTGAGTCTATTTCAGATGATGTGGAAATGAAGGAAACATCTAATGAATCTTAG